aaatggattcgggagtcagttacgttcgaggaaggattagcaccctcttatcgcccaaaaattggtaccaaattgtttaattaatgtcttaacgtCGAGAGTTAAAAATATGATCTTTAGTAGAAACTTTAGAAATGCATTACTTATTTAGACTTTTCTCATTTCGGaaaaaaaatatcacacccaatgcgttagggcacgatattctACTTCTCCaaaaatgagtttgtccaaaatactcgtgtaataaaatttaagagaatattaatttgtttaaaatttataagaaaatcgcggcccaatacgttagggcacaatttctcaaaattctaagcattgaatatttcctttagtgtttttttagaaaaatctttatctcgagaaatcagcgcgtcacatccaatgcgttaggacaccacatgttgaattcccgatgataagctttattttgtttgattaaagagcaattctcgattgttagattttacgaagaaaattggaacccaatacgttagggctcaattttcctgaaaatcctaaatacgagtattatctctattttgaaaattttctatttttaaattcaagtaaaaaatgatgtaatgttatattgtatgtataaatgttgcATTAATAAATACCacaattgtatagaaataatataaatagtaaataaaagaaattaatataaacaataagaCAATGACATacgaaatattaaataaaaaaacacttttaaaatacaaatgaaagcataaatcaataaacaaatgaaggCAATAAGCaagaatataaagaataaaaggtacatatcacatacattaaaattatgaagaatgaaaggcatacatatgaatttacatataaaatttatagaatttatataacgaaatatataatgtatttatgaaaaaagaaaatataaaaaatataaaaattatagagtgtatgtttaaaaaatatatatgcatttgagcatttttaaaagaataaatatatacacatatatataattataaaaaatatgcgttaaaagaaataaatatatacatgtacatatataccaatatataaaaaattaaataataatattaaaataaaaaaatatgcgcattcatatataaaaaatgaatatgtacaaaaaaataaaatacatatatatatacattaaaataattacatatgaaaattataaatataaaataataattacattattaattaattaatttaaagagaaatataaaaagggactaaattgaatcgCTGGTGAAAAATCTGGGGCAAATCTGTGAATAAGTAAAGtcacaaggactaaattgaacgcgCGCATAATCATGGAGGAACTGGAAGGGcaatttttccttctcctctaaacggcgtcgtttatcaggatgaaattgaaattgaaaataaataaaaggggtaaataaaaaatgaagaaaacttaattgaaaatatattaaaaggcggaggggccaAAAGTGCAATTTTCCCCTCCGCTCAAAAATGCGCGGACCCTAGGGCTGGGTCGGGTTGGGCTTGGGTCAACCCGGgccttaaacggcgccgttttcgaTTGGCTATATAAGTCAAAATTCCTtgcaaaaaatcatttttcattaccttttttaaaaaacaaaaaaaaactctcttcCCCTCTCTCTCAGCCCTCAGGTCCGGCCAGGGTCCGGTCATCGGCCGCCGATCTCCGACGCTGGCATCGCCGTCTGCGGTGGCCGGAAGAGGGGAAAAAACCCTAATCGGTCTCTTCGACCATTTTAAACCCAAATCTGGGTTTGAAGCCCCGAAAAGCCAACAAAAAACGTGAAAAAAAATCacgaaacctttcggtttccggTCACCGGTCCTTGGGGGTGGCTCCCTCAATCACGTCGGCGTCACTtcagaaccaaaaaaaaaggttgtttctttctcttatttattcttctattatttgtttgtaaaaaaaaaatataacggtaaaaaaaataagtaaaaattgcAAGTATCAACCTTTGATCGACTTTGCTCTCTGTTTTTGCGACAATAATATCCTTCTTTTTTATTGATCTGCCCATCGGTCCTATGTTACAGTGCATTGAGATTGCTTTTATAGCAAGCAATcgtgacaaaaaagaaaaagaaagaaatcttcttaGTATCTGCTTGACAAGATCTCTTTTTTCTTGTCATATCTGCTTTGTTTCCTTTCTCGATGTGCAGGTACGATCGGGTCTTGGCTGCGTGAGGAGCTAGGTGGCTGTGGCGCTTGAAGATTTTGTTAGAAACTCTAGAGTTTCTGACTATTGTTTTGGACCTGGTTAGTTCGGGCCTCTGTTTGGTTTGGGTCACTGTTTTGAATTGGGCTATGAAGGCCGATTGTAATTTAGGCCTTTTACCCGGGCCGAAATCGGGTATTACACTATATGTATGTATTACTTCCATTTTCCAAGatgatgtttttctttttttttttttacatttccaTGATACCGGAGATTCTGCTTTTCTTTTGCTTCATTATCTTTCCCTGTtctaaattaaaggtttaaaaGGGATagtcgtaaatattaatattttttcccCCTAAACCCTGCTGCTTGGATTTATATCGTCCAATTCTAAAATCATTTATTCTTTTGTTCTTCAAAGTTTCGGCTCTGCCCTTATTTAACAAATTTCCTCAAACTAAACGTTTAAAATTTCTTCAACATGCTATTTTGAAGTACATGTCACCGACGCCTTCTTATTGCACAACGCGGTCGAAATTAAAGACACTATTCTCCATGCGAAAAATGAGATGGTTTAAGATAGATCCGAAAAAGAAGTTTGGTTtagaaaatggattaaatttttgaataaatttgagtttttaatagaaaaatcttttgctatttttgttgttgtttttctatattttactgttattttctcactttttgCTATTGTTTTGCTATCCTTTAGtattatgttgttattattttattgttaatgtttacatattgtataatatttattttattgttaattttgttattagtttagaaatatttgcttgttaagaggtatttatttaaatgttatttaagtataaagatttttagtgtatttaatgtattatattttaaattttttatataaagaaaataatacaaGTTGGGTCGagcttaaattttaatatttttatttagatcaagataataaaaaagtttagaCTAATTTTCTGAGAACCGAATCCAAACtaaacaatcaaacttaaaatttcattacGACTCAATTCAAATCCGATTCCATCCACTAACAACTCTATACCACGTTGAAGCTCAACGAGGTTGAACATTAATTGGtgttttgatttgtaaattggtggaatgaaatttaaaagaggCAAAAAGGAATCAGTGAGACTGTAAAGtggtaaatttttctttttcataaaaagCTTACAATAATCCGATATTATCCTAATCATAATGATCTTCAATAAGCCAGTAATAgaagttaaagaaaaaaaaaactcaaatttgaagTTCTGGTACTACACGAAACCTCCCTATCCATGGCCGCTCTCAACAGTATCGCCTGCCGTAAACGCATCGTTAAATCCCAGAGTTTCCCCGATTTCTCTCCAACCACTCGTCTCTCTCACAAAACCAGCTCAAACCTGTTAAAGCTCAACCCCAAAAACAGAAGAAATTGGGTCATTCAATCAGTCACAGAGGACAAAGAATTGGCTCCAAAGAAGAACAGTCATTCCCATGAACCTAAGAAGCTTTTGTTCCCAAATGGCTCCAAAACTTTGGAGGCTTCTTCTTCAGAGGTTGGAGGTGGTCACGGTGATGGTGGTGATGGCCATGATGATGTCGAGAAGTTGAGTAGTAGAGCAATCAATGCCTCTATTGTTCTTGGATTTGGCACGCTTGCTGTATCCAAGTTGCTTACAATTGATCATGATTACTGGCATGTAAGTTATCTCCtaggtttttcatttttttttttttgcattttaattttatttcctgTTTTACTTAGAGTTGAATAATGATTCTTTTCAAAAGAGCTTTCTTTTGGTATGCTCTTGTCTTGAGAAGGGTATTTTCGCTTGGTAGTAGTTTTCCTTGGTTTCACTTCTCTCTCTGCTAGAGTTGGTTAATCTCTTTCGTTCgtcattttatgattttaatcttaaaaattgTTGAGGTGTTTATAACTTTCTAAACTAACCATGAAATCTGAAACTTTGCTTGTAAAAAAAAGGGGGTTCTTCATTTATGATTTGTGCTTTCCTGGAAATTTGAGGTTTTATGCAGATTAGCTTTCAAAAACCAAGTGAAAGCTGGAGCcctcaaaataaaatgaagtgaAAATCTAAGTGctataatattgttttttttcctgTCTCAGTATTTATTTGATTCTCATGAATGATTAACAGGGATGGACACTTTATGAGGTACTCCGATATGTTCCACAACATAATTGGATTGCATACGAACAAGCTCTTAAAGCCAACCCAGTGATAGCCAAAATGGCAATAAGTGGGATAGTCTATTCAATAGGAGATTGGATTGCACAAGTAGTTTCTCTCTCTTCTCCACTCTATTAATCCTTTAAACTTAAACATATATTGCATTCGGCTCATATTGTATAGCCTGTGTGTAGTGTTATGAAGGAAAGCCTCTTTTCGACTTTGACCGGACACGCATGTTCAGATCGGGCCTTGTTGGATTTACTCTTCATGGATCCCTTTCTCATTATTATTACCAGTTTTGTGAGGTAATACTTGTGGTTCATAGTTTATATGTTTTGCTGCTTTGAGTCAATTTTATCCCATGGAGCACTGAAACACTTTGAGTTCCAGGCTCTGTTTCCTTCCGATGACTGGTGGGTGGTTCCAGCAAAAGTTATCTTTGATCAAACAGTTTGGGCTGCAATCTGGAACAGTATATATTATGTAGTTTTGGGGTTCTTGCGTTTTGAATCCTCGGCTAATATCTATAAAGAACTGAAGGCAACATTTTGGCCTATGCTGACTGTAAGAAGcttttcttctgtttcttttGATGCATATTTTGGGTGTCAATGGTTGTGGTATGCATTGCAAACGATGTAGTCTACTCTACCCATGATTTTTGATAGACTGGAATTCTATTTCATGCTTTATTTGTTAGAGCAGGATTTATCATATATgctcctttttcttttacattaatCACTGTCAATGTAAAATGTCTACCTCTTCTCCATGATGTATTGGAGGATTCAAGCTTTGTTTAACAGGTGTACCTTAAAATCGGCTTAGAAAAAATGCTGTGTGGAGAAAGAGAAAtctgtatattttaatttagttctatATAACTGACCTCAAGCTAAATCATAGCTAACTGTGAAACCATGCCTATGCTGAGAACTGTTTTGATTGATTTCTGCTGATATGGTGAATGGAATAATTGTGTATTTCTCTTTTATAATCTCCATGGTTATTTTTGGTGAAATCTCTATGGCTTTTTGGTGGTAATGAAAAATCACAAAGGAAAATGCATTTGGTGAAACATTTCACCAACATTGGCACACTCCGAAAATTTATTATGCTGTTAGCAACCGGAGTTGCTCTGTCAAATCTACCCTGGGTTTCAAATATTGGAAATTTGACTGTTATGTTTGTTCTGTACTTGAGTTTGATGAATGTGCAGTTaacatcttttttatttgtatctCATGCTAAACAtgatttattactaataaattacaCTCACTTCACAGGCAGGTTGGAAGCTTTGGCCATTTGCTCATGTGATTACGTATGGTGTCATACCTATTGAACAAAGGCTCCTTTGGGTTGATTGTGTGGAGCTTATCTGGGTAACAATATTGTCAACGTATGTATCTCTGCCATCTTGTCTAATATGTGAAGACATATGCCACTGTTCCTGCAGCACATTCTTTGTATATCATTTAGTTGCTACAACCATATAATCATTTACTAGGTGTTGTGTGTACTTTTCACTATATTTTCTGTATTCGTCTCGTCTCCTGCATTCTTAACAACCAAATTGCAGGACCAGGATTATATGCTATTAAGGCCTCTTACTTTTTATCCTTTTCTCATTAATCCCTGTATGATTGTTGGCCATTTTTCTCTCTAGTTGGTCTATCTTTTTGACAAATCTTCACACATGATACAACTACATATTCACTTGTCATATAAACTGATACAAATTCCATGGTAATATGTTTTGAATAGCGTGCAACAGAATTTAATCGTTTTTCTGTTTCTTTCCGTGCTTGTTATATTTGTTTCGATTGGAATTTCTTTCTAACGCGGGCTGGTGTTTTCATCTTGAAGTTATTCTAATGAGAAATCAGAAGCACGTATAACTGAGCCAACGATGGATGCAGACTCGAATTCATCAAACAATCCTCCTGAGGTAGAGCTAGAAGAATGTTTTGCATCCTTTGgcatatattttgaatgataaatGAAGTTTACATAGTATAATTGATTTATGGTACTGAAGTTCATCTCTAGGCATTCACTTCCTTTTCATGTTGTACTAATGCATTTCTATCTTCAATTATATTTGTCAGGAATAATAAACGAATCGATATCTCAGTTGTAAAGAGAGATGAGAAACATCATTTAGGCGACTTGGAGGATTACTTGTAGTGACTGGTGAAAGAGTAAAGTTCCCTACCAAGGAATTTCACCCCATATAcaacttttatacttttttccTACATTAGTCTTTCAGGTAAAGCAGCAAAGGAGTGGGGATATAATTTGTATCAAGAGAAGTGTAATAATATGGACATAGCAACATTCCATCCTTACCCTTGTATGATATATACTGATGTATTCAGTGGAAGAAAGTGACGGTTACATACCactgatgggtgtcgaatccaccaatataaacctacgccttaATTTGTAAATTATGCAGTATATGGAGTAGgatcgatccctcagagactggtttactgtaaattgttgctcgcttgaccagatttatgtcggggcagttgtcgtgcccaagacgTTCGGGGGGATAAAAATTTGAACAcctgaaataaacagaaaaataacgtcaaaagtaatagttgaaaataaaataataaaaatcgtgaaataaatattaagaaaaattaagtaGAATGAGCTCAGCTTTAGACACGAATTTTTCttgtctttgaaccgatcctcgaaattggatgaactcctcttttccaataagctagttatagctaccaaggacgcctcggacaccaactcttccttgtgtaaattagttatggaacgtccaataactaattCTTACCGAttgaacaaccacgaaacgttcgtgatttagaactccggcagctttgcgttctagaagagcctagctcgaaccaatgccctcaaccgcgtgggaaaTTTAAATCcagttactacttcccttgacggaaccaaacaaaAATCttcacttggcacgccaatgtgttcacagaaaatcgattagaaacgttcctttcggaattccaactgtacgtctaaccacactaaatcaaacgacgtcttttttgacttagtgttgatctgactttatgAGTTGACAAAATTATACTCTTAATTTGGAGAAGTAATAAGTATtggaattttaggagttaaatggctcgggttcgtaactcacgggttttgacgagactaatttcggcctaaagctgaaaatgggtttagttggctaaggtttggggcatgttggtgttcgataaattaaataaggtagaAATGGTGAAAAGATGGGTGAAGTGATTGAGTATGGGGGTTGGAATATATTAAAGTGGGGTGGTTGactatttagaaaaaaaattgaaaaaggaattgCAAATGACTTGATTTGGTGATTAGCTActggaaattaaaaattgaaggaaatgaaactaaagaaacaacaatgctacgtgagaaaagagagaatgtatTGAAAGACAAAAGATAAATGTTTTTGACTGATGAATTAATGAACAATACAAGCTTTATTTATACTAGGGAGTTTACTAAATTAGGAGCCAACTAGTCAtaggaaattaaggaaaaatatcccataataaaataaatcccaaaataatctcccccACTAAGTTAACACaattttcagctaattaatattggaaaaattctactttggccctctttctttgcttttttcCTCAATTTGCCccaattatttcatttttcttctatttagccccaaattatattcctgcacaaaattcaataaatatggaaaaattagtggtgcattctcataaattaaccaaattaattacataaaatatgtaactttagcatttaatcaaatcccccctacttagcttatgctagtcctcgagcattttgtatgtatctgcaaaaggaaaaattttctccaaaataggaCTTGACCCCCATGATTtgcacaattcaacaatttaatccttgcacattaacatctcaaataacctagcctaagaagtaagtaaatatatttcagaatttattaGAGTTTGATAGACTTAccttcattttattattttatttatttatttttgtacttaggacatttttgaattttttgacaCGAGACATAATGACAACCCAAACACCATGTTCCGGTTACTCAATTCGGACGTCTCTAAGCGGGTTATTTCGCCCTACTCATGATAACTTGTTAGCGGAGTGAGTGCAAAGAAATTGAGCAGCCACACGAACCTTTTTACGCAAGATgtaatgacaacccaagcaccacgTTCCGGTTACTCAGCCCGATGTACAGCCCCAAATTTTCACTCTTAACATTCGTATCAGAGgagtatttttttttgcattcaaaAATTTGACATATGATAAAAAGTAGACAGTCAAGCAAACTTATAATTCCCAAAAATTTCTTACCCACTAAGTCTAGGTTATTGAAAAGTTTCGTGTGTAAagaattaaatagctaaataggtcaaaccataagtgtaccatcccaatttaaaagaaaaattttaccttttaccaaaaacatgcaaaaatagcGATGACAGATAAGCAAATTAGAACCAATTTACGTTTCCCTCCCCcctacttattttacattgtcccaatgtaattcaaagaataaaagtaaagataagtaggagaaagagagaaaaaagaaactcCCCATGTATTTCAATGTCGTGGAGGTTGGTCTCGTAGGTAGAGTGGGCCTTggctgaaataaaaagaattttgtggGTTGACATgtagaatttaattttgtcttggaatgttttcctacaaaaataaaataaaatagtaaaaataaataataataataggaaaattaaaatttttttcttttcaaatttattagctaagctataaactcaagaaataaattattaaaaactaagattacGAGATTTGGTAAAATAGTCGTGATAAATGCGCCAAGTAAGTTCTcggaaagagaggtgagtcacaatggacatacttaagtaccaagtctttccttagaCAGAACTAATCCTCgacatgcattttcattttccattttaccaaaaattttatttgcataaaggaaaagaaaatttgggttgcctcccaacagcgctttgtttaacgtcgtttAGCTCGACGACCTGTGTTATTCAAATTCTTTATCCTTTTGTAATAGACTGCAAAGCGGTTGCATGATCTTCAAGAAGTCTTTTATGAATCGTCTATAAGATCCGTACACCGTGAAGTCATTCATGAAGACTTCAATGATTTTCTTGACATAATCGGAGAATTTGCTCGACGTGCATCTCTGGAAAGTGGTCGGAGCATTATAGAGTCCAAACGGCATTCGTCTATACGCAAACGTTCCGAAAGGGCACGCGAAAGTTGTTTTGTCTTGATCCTCAGGCGCCACCggaatttggaaaaatcctgAATATCCATCGAGACAACAATAATGAGTCTTACCAGCTAATCGCTCGAGCATTTGATCGATGAAGGGAAGTGGAAAATGCTCTTTCCGAGTAGCTGCGTTCAACTTCCTGTAATCGATGCAAACCCTCCATCCATTCTGGACTCGGGTAGGAACTAGCTCTCCTGACAAATTTTTCACCACTGTCACAccagttttcttgggcacgacatgAACCGGGCTAACCCAATCACTGTCGAAAATCATGTATATCATTTCAGCATCCAACGGTTTCTGGATTTCTGATTCCATTCTGACTTTTGGATTAGAGATTTGTCTTTCCCATTCGTTGTCTTGCCCATGACTTTTGTCTGGAGCTATTTCCAAAACTTTTCCGCTACGAAGAGTTATTGCACTTACATTCTACCTAGGATTCGACTCTATCTGGGAAGGAAATTTACCTTGAGACTCTAAACGATTAACTGCCATCGAGAGTTTACTAACTTGATTAGTTAACTCCTGTATTGATGCATTTGTCCTCTGTTGATATTTTGCAGCATCGACGGCAAGTTTTTCCACAATAGCTTCTAGAGATGTGCTCAGCTTGGGTGGCGATTGCGGTGGTTGCAAAGGTCTCGGTTGGTATGACGGATTATATCGGGGATTAGCTCCATAATTCAAGTTGGGATGATTTTTCCACCCAGGATTGTAGGTGTTAGAGAAAGGATCATAGCGTCTTTGTGGAGGTCCCTGAAAACCTCCGACATCGCCAACATGTGCCATTGAATTTTCGTTAAGGATTGGGCACAAATCCGTCGGATGTTCAGATGTAGTACAAATTCCACACAGCCGAGTTAGATTCTTCTTTTCTGTAAGCATAGTTTGAACAATATTAGTGAGCTTATTCAATTTATCTTCTAAGGATGAAACGTTTACCCCATTAACCCGTCTTGTGGGTTCCGAATTTGGCCGATACTGTTGAGAATTTTTTGCCATGGTGGATATCAGTTCTTTTGCCCTTTGAGGAGTCATATTGACAAGCGCCCCTCCACTAGCATcgtcaatcattttcatttccatagaGAGCAAACCCTCGTAGAAATACTGAAGAAGTGATTGCTCGGTCAAACTGTGTTGAGGACAACTTGCACACAGTTTTTTGTATCGCTCCCAATAGTCGTAGAGCGATTCACTCTCCATTTGTTGAATTCCCACTATGTCTCTCCTAAGTTCAACTACTCGCGATGCTAGGAAAAATCTGTCAAGAAAAACACGAGATAAGTCATCCCACGTTGTAATAGAACTAGggggtaagtaaaataaccattctcttgctgtatcaactaaagaaaaaggaaagacccgaagtttaatttcatcttcGGTTACTCCCTGTGGTTTCATGCTTGAGCAGACCATGTGGAATTCTCTCAAGTGGGTATGTGGATTCTCATTCTTCAAGCCTCGAAAAGTGGGCAAAAGGTGAATCAGGCCTGACTTCAACTCGAACGGGGTTTCTCCGACTGGATAGTTGATGTATAATGGTGTTTGCTCGTTGTGAGCAGCGGCTAGTTGACGAATGGTTCGGTTCGCCATCCTTTCTTGTTCACCGAGGTTGTCTCCTGCCTCTTTTGTTTCACAAAGTGGTTTGGTCTCAGGTTCAACAACTTCGACTTATTTTCCACGTTGAATTGCTTCTACACGTTTAAGAACTTCCCCTATTTACGTCATCCTCGTGCTGATTTTTTGATCTTTGGGTCGTATTCAAGATCTTCGGATGAAGATCTAGTCATAAagataatctaaataatttgaaaatgttgccagtccccggcaacgacGCCAAAACTGATGGATGttgaatccaccaatataaacctacgccttaGTTTGCAAATTATGCAGTATATGGAGTAGgatcgatccctcagagactgatttactgtaaattgttgcttgcttgaccagatttatgtcggggcagttgtcgtgcccaagacgTTCGGGgggataaaaatttgaaaacctgaaataaacagaaaaataacgtcaaaagtaaaagttgaaaacaaaataataaaaatcgtgaaataaatattaagaaaaattaattagaatgagcTCAGCTTTAGACAcgaattttcctcgtctttgaaccgatcctcgaaattggatgaactcctcttttccaataagctagttatagctaccaaggacgcttcagacaccaactcttccttgtgtaaattagttatggaacgtccaataactaattcttaccgatcgaacaaccacgaaacgttcgtgatttaaaactccggcagctttgcgttctagaagagcctagctcgaaccaatgccctcaaccgcgtgggacatttaaatccggttactacttcccttgacggaaccaaacaacaatctccacttggcacgccaatgtgttcctgaaaaccgattag
The nucleotide sequence above comes from Gossypium raimondii isolate GPD5lz chromosome 13, ASM2569854v1, whole genome shotgun sequence. Encoded proteins:
- the LOC105782355 gene encoding uncharacterized protein LOC105782355, producing the protein MAALNSIACRKRIVKSQSFPDFSPTTRLSHKTSSNLLKLNPKNRRNWVIQSVTEDKELAPKKNSHSHEPKKLLFPNGSKTLEASSSEVGGGHGDGGDGHDDVEKLSSRAINASIVLGFGTLAVSKLLTIDHDYWHGWTLYEVLRYVPQHNWIAYEQALKANPVIAKMAISGIVYSIGDWIAQCYEGKPLFDFDRTRMFRSGLVGFTLHGSLSHYYYQFCEALFPSDDWWVVPAKVIFDQTVWAAIWNSIYYVVLGFLRFESSANIYKELKATFWPMLTAGWKLWPFAHVITYGVIPIEQRLLWVDCVELIWVTILSTYSNEKSEARITEPTMDADSNSSNNPPEE